One Dermacentor silvarum isolate Dsil-2018 chromosome 10, BIME_Dsil_1.4, whole genome shotgun sequence genomic window carries:
- the LOC119431475 gene encoding uncharacterized protein K02A2.6, with the protein MLPGISPPPPFLVSPGTPAIPWPRWLRLFENFTLASGASELSAARRRALLLHCLGPEGQRIFDALPPPPPSNAPDHPPAHPSAGTAPLQTVTPSATTAAVGTTEIKQADAELAQPPDEYDAAVQALARHFSATCNVRVERHRFRDRRQLHGEPISEFALALRELASSCNFAAQADTNLCDQFVAGVTCPRLRERLLLEGDALTFDRAVEIALLREQVQRESEALGTAPVDRVVPQHNRGRNPTGRRRHVRQSSSTDRRSTPSSSRSGFVRPPAPEIASAVVPYSVNTNVCGNCGAQNCQPSACAARGRACFACGRRGHFQQYCRNSRRGRGRRPARVAEIVSEENAESVVNIFTVHAEKRTGVYVDVGVQPVALASRPCVITFLVDTGSAVSIMGEHNFRSRFRDQVELKKSQITLLDFSRRKIPVHGQFTALVTYKSETAVVTFHVTPGGTSLLGVDAVKALGLQIVGTELRCLNMAVEPNVDTKGPKILRPEMHSQNTNKLSPPTTKPPLGPPKFGMPTSLWAKFEHLFSPELGLAKGVQHRVKLKQSVAPVTQKLRRLPLSVREAVSDELRNLLSADVIECVNASEWVSPIVAARKKDGSIRICVDLREASKAVVVDSFPLPHTEELLHALNGARYFSKLDLASAYYQVLLHPDSRDITAFITHDGLFRFKRVCFGLASAPAAFQQLMTSILQGCKGVLCYLDDVIIFGKSEKEHMRNLEEVLQRISHAGLKLNDKCVFNTSELSFLGHRVSAEGVAPLQTKVDAIVHAATPTDAGKLRSFLGLVEYYARFVPRLAEEVEPMRRLLRKDTPFIWDTAAENSLTRVKNLLASHRVLQMFDPALPVIVATDASAYGLGAVLQQVDGRHIRTVAFASRTLTEAERKYSTGEREALACLWALEKWHVYLWGRPVTLQTDHQALVALLSSQGTGQRPLRIARWTARLLRYNFTMQYRRGEHNKVADALSRLPLPDTEGGPESEEEIVSLVMCVHHDELKHATAEDSTLQDVARYVQTSWPPRKNLALNLTPYYEVRKELTVVDGILLRTERIVVPAKLTATFVQLAHESHPGIVKTKQRLREKYWWPGLDKHVETTIRSCAICQSADKSAKNSPTPLQPNPLPDKPWDKIAIDIVSPFERAPTDCRFVISVVDYFSKWPEVAFCADVTSRTVTKFLLSLFAREGYPTEIVFDHGRQFTSREFESFLEDRGIRHIFSAVYHPQANGLVERFNRVLKSYIQLALLEQRPVKATVTEYLGVYRATPHSTTGLSPAVLLHGRHMRTSLDVIGQPTADFSTNPSREMSVLRKRVAEHQRKSKAYADQRRAARVPKFQVGTYVRVKKPIPGPKGTPSYGPPLKILKRIGRWSFCLEDGRTWNASQLSAVPKEASPEQGTNIDISGAHDMPPLTDCHRRDVPSKTWITTPAGPHQTQEASSADQLASPSRPVPLPVPPSPPQPQGSQPHTLASGSRTVECSVPVEGNGLDAEPPPDRPRRNRRPPVRFQDYVQ; encoded by the coding sequence atgctacccggaatttcgccgccgccgccgttcctCGTTTCACCAGGCACGCCCGCCATCCCCTGGCCGCGATGGCTGCGCCTGTTTGAAAACTTCACGCtcgcctctggagcgtctgagCTATCGGCGGCCCGCCGCCGAGCCCTCCTTCTGCACTGCCTCGGACCTGAAGGACAACGAATTTTCGACGCcctgccaccgccaccaccatcgAACGCCCCAGACCACCCGCCCGCGCATCCGAGTGCGGGAACCGCCCCCCTTCAGACGGTTACGCCTTCTGCAACCACCGCTGCAGTTGGAACGACAGAGATCAAACAAGCCGATGCCGAGCTCGCACAGCCACCGGACGAGTACGACGCAGCTGTTCAAGCCCTGGCTCGACACTTTTCCGCTACTTGCAACGTACGCGTCGAGCGACATCGCTTCCGTGACCGTCGTCAACTGCACGGTGAGCCGATATCGGAGTTTGCTCTTGCGCTTCGCGAACTGGCTTCGTCATGCAACTTTGCCGCACAAGCGGATACAAATCTGTGCGACCAGTTCGTCGCCGGGGTCACATGCCCGCGCCTACGGGAGCGGCTATTGCTCGAGGGTGACGCGCTCACGTTTGACCGCGCCGTGGAGATAGCGCTTCTTCGCGAGCAAGTGCAGCGCGAATCCGAAGCTCTCGGAACAGCCCCTGTGGATCGAGTAGTACCACAACATAACCGCGGACGCAACCCGACAGGCCGTCGCAGACATGTACGCCAGTCCAGCAGTACCGACCGACGTAGTACGCCTAGCTCTTCGCGCTCCGGCTTCGTTCGTCCGCCTGCGCCGGAGATTGCTAGCGCCGTCGTCCCGTACTCCGTAAACACAAACGTGTGCGGCAACTGCGGCGCACAAAACTGCCAGCCGTCAGCCTGTGCAGCCCGCGGTCGAGCCTGCTTCgcgtgcggccgccgaggccactTTCAACAGTACTGCCGAAATTCGCGTCGCGGACGTGGAAGACGCCCGGCTCGAGTTGCCGAAATCGTTTCAGAGGAAAACGCTGAGAGTGTCGTGAATATTTTTACTGTTCACGCTGAGAAGCGTACGGGCGTCTACGTTGATGTCGGGGTTCAACCTGTTGCTCTGGCATCACGCCCGTGCGTCATAACATTCTTAGTGGACACTGGCTCAGCTGTGTCGATAATGGGAGAACATAACTTTAGGAGCCGGTTCAGAGACCAAGTTGAGCTGAAAAAGTCGCAAATAACGTTGCTGGATTTTTCACGTCGGAAAATTCCTGTGCATGGCCAGTTCACCGCCCTCGTAACGTACAAATCAGAAACGGCTGTAGTAACGTTTCACGTTACACCAGGTGGAACATCACTCCTGGGTGTTGATGCTGTAAAAGCTCTTGGTCTCCAGATTGTAGGCACAGAATTGCGCTGCCTTAATATGGCCGTTGAACCGAACGTCGACACAAAAGGCCCCAAAATCCTACGCCCCGAAATGCATTCGCAGAACACAAACAAGTTGTCTCCGCCCAccacgaagccaccactgggtccACCCAAGTTTGGTATGCCTACTTCATTATGGGCCAAGTTCGAACACTTGTTTTCACCAGAGCTAGGACTTGCCAAAGGTGTCCAGCATCGGGTCAAGCTCAAACAGTCGGTAGCTCCTGTCACGCAGAAGCTCAGACGCCTACCACTTTCAGTGCGAGAAGCAGTCAGCGACGAACTGAGGAACCTACTTTCTGCTGATGTCATTGAATGCGTAAATGCGTCAGAGTGGGTTTCCCCTATTGTTGCAGCtcgcaagaaagatggcagcattcGCATCTGCGTGGACCTCCGCGAAGCTAGCAAAGCTGTGGTGGTCGACAGCTTTCCCCTGCCACACACAGAAGAGTTGCTGCATGCCCTGAACGGTGCCCGTTACTTTTCTAAGTTGGATTTGGCCTCCGCATACTACCAGGTTCTGCTTCATCCAGACAGTAGAGATATTACAGCGTTCATAACGCACGATGGCCTTTTTCGatttaagagagtatgtttcggcCTAGCCTCAGCACCAGCAGCATTCCAGCAACTCATGACGTCAATTCTACAGGGATGCAAAGGCgttctctgctacctggacgacgtcatcaTCTTCGGCAAGTCGGAGAAAGAGCACATGCGGAACTTAGAGGAAGTCCTGCAACGAATTTCACACGCTGGGCTCAAGCTAAATGACAAATGTGTTTTCAACACATCCGAACTCTCGTTTCTTGGTCACCGCGTTAGCGCCGAAGGAGTAGCACCCCTTCAGACCAAAGTTGACGCCATTGTTCACGCTGCCACCCCTACAGATGCTGGCAAGCTCCGGTCGTTCCTGGGACTAGTAGAATACTATGCTAGATTTGTTCCACGCCTAGCAGAGGAAGTGGAGCCCATGCGCAGACTTCTTCGTAAGGACACTCCTTTTATCTGGGACACTGCTGCTGAGAACAGTCTTACAAGAGTAAAGAACCTCCTAGCCTCCCACAGGGTACTACAAATGTTCGATCCAGCACTTCCCGTCATTGTGGCCACCGATGCATCCGCATATGGTTTAGGTGCGGTACTGCAACAAGTTGATGGTCGGCACATTCGAACTGTGGCATTCGCGTCACGAACATTGACGGAAGCAGAACGGAAGTACTCGACTGGTGAACGTGAGGCTCTAGCTTGCTTGTGGGCTCTAGAGAAATGGCATGTGTACCTATGGGGTCGTCCAGTTACTCTGCAAACGGATCACCAAGCTCTAGTAGCCCTGCTTTCTTCTCAAGGCACAGGACAGCGACCACTCCGCATAGCAAGATGGACTGCACGGTTACTGCGgtacaacttcacgatgcagtaCAGGCGTGGTGAGCACAACAAGGTAGCTGATGCCTTGTCCCGGCTACCTCTTCCAGACACTGAAGGTGGCCCCGAGTCAGAAGAAGAAATAGTGTCTCTGGTAATGTGTGTACATCACGATGAACTGAAGCATGCAACCGCGGAGGATAGCACTCTCCAAGACGTTGCCCGTTACGTACAGACATCGTGGCCGCCACGCAAAAACCTGGCACTTAACCTGACTCCCTACTATGAAGTCCGAAAGGAGTTGACAGTGGTTGATGGCATACTCTTGCGTACTGAGCGCATCGTAGTCCCCGCCAAGCTCACAGCCACTTTTGTCCAGCTGGCTCACGAATCACACCCTGGTATCGTGAAAACCAAACAACGCCTACGAGAGAAGTATTGGTGGCCAGGGTTAGACAAACACGTTGAAACAACTATCCGCAGTTGTGCCATTTGTCAAAGCGCGGACAAAAGTGCCAAGAACTCGCCCACACCACTGCAGCCAAACCCTCTTCCTGACAAACCTTGGGACAAGATAGCTATTGACATTGTTAGTCCCTTCGAGCGTGCACCTACAGACTGCAGATTCGTCATTTCAGTAGTTGACTATttctcaaaatggccagaagtgGCTTTTTGTGCTGATGTTACCTCCCGCACGGTGACGAAGTTTCTACTCTCACTCTTCGCACGTGAGGGTTACCCGACAGAGATAGTGTTTGACCACGGCAGACAGTTCACATCGAGGGAATTTGAATCCTTCCTTGAAGACCGTGGAATCAGGCACATCTTTTCTGCCGTATACCACCCACAGGCAAATGGTCTAGTGGAAAGATTTAATCGGGTACTGAAGTCGTACATTCAACTGGCCCTGCTGGAGCAGCGCCCAGTGAAGGCAACTGTGACTGAATACTTGGGAGTATACAGAGCCACCCCTCACAGCACCACCGGTCTCTCACCGGCCGTTCTTCTACATGGCCGACACATGAGAACATCGCTGGATGTAATTGGTCAGCCTACGGCCGACTTCAGCACAAATCCATCGCGGGAGATGAGCGTGCTCAGGAAAAGAGTCGCAGAGCATCAACGGAAGAGCAAGGCCTACGCTGATCAACGGCGAGCTGCTAGGGTCCCCAAGTTCCAAGTGGGCACCTACGTACGAGTGAAAAAACCAATTCCCGGACCAAAGGGCACTCCAAGTTATGGACCACCATTGAAAATCCTCAAAAGAATCGGCCGCTGGTCTTTCTGTCTGGAAGACGGTCGAACCTGGAACGCTTCGCAGCTGTCAGCGGTACCAAAAGAGGCATCGCCAGAGCAAGGAACTAACATAGACATCTCTGGCGCGCACGACATGCCCCCGTTGACAGACTGTCACAGGAGAGATGTACCATCGAAGACTTGGATCACTACGCCTGCTGGTCCGCATCAAACGCAGGAAGCGAGTTCCGCTGATCAACTTGCGTCTCCCTCACGCCCTGTACCACTACCCGTGCcgccgagcccaccacagccgCAAGGTTCGCAACCGCATACCCTGGCTTCAGGCTCTCGCACGGTGGAGTGCAGTGTACCGGTAGAAGGCAATGGACTCGATGCCGAGCCACCGCCTGACCGGCCAAGGAGAAATCGCAGACCTCCAGTGCGCTTCCAAGATTACGTGCAGTGA